The stretch of DNA GATCTGAGTCTGGTGGTGGATCCTGCCAGCAAAGGGATTGCGAATGTGGTGATCTATCTCACCAAGGCTCCCAAGTCGATCCATCCCGACCTCAAGGCAGGCAAGACCGCCACTGTCGAATTCGATAATCAGACTTGTCTGTTTGTTCCACGCGTGATTGCCGTACAGACGGGCCAGCCGATTAAAGTGCTGAACACTGATGCTGTTGCCCACAACGTGCACACCTATTCGACAAAGAATACTGCAGTCAATTTTCTCGTCCAGCCAGGGAATAAGACAGGCGTGCCACTGAAGGGAACCGAACAGGAACGAGTTCCATTCAAAGTAACTTGCGACATTCATCCGTGGATGCTGGGCCACTGGATGGTCTGCGATCACCCTTACTTCGCTGTGACCGGGGCTGATGGCAAGTTCACCATTGAAAATCTGCCAGCCGGTGAAGAAATTGAAGTCCGGATGTGGCAGGAACGCTCTGGTTATGTGCAAAAGCCTGCGAAAATGACTCTCAAGGCGGGTGCTAACGACCTCGGTGCGATTAAGGTTCCTGTGGCCAGCTTCAATAAATAAGCTGAAGCAGGATTTCGCAATTCATCACTGCGCCTTGAAGGTTCGTGCCTTCAAGGCGTTTTGCTGCGCGAGGATGGTTGTGGGTTGGTGGTTGGAAAGACTTGGGAATCACTGTCCAGCGGGCAATTCCAATCGACAACAATCAACCAACAACTCCCCACCCACACGGTTCTCCGGCGTTGATTCCACAGCAGCGCACTCGACTCGCAAAGGCTCGCCATGTCAGACGAATTGACATTCATGATGGGGCAGTTTCCGGCCCGGATACGGACCGACCGAAACTATGTGGCGACACACTTCTGGCTTCAGTCGATTGGGCTCGAGCTTTATCGCGTCGGGTTTACAGCTTATGCCGTCCGACTCCTGCAGGATGTCTATTTTCTCGACTGGTCCATCAGTGATGGGACGATGGTTGGTAAAAAAGCCGAGATTGGCGAGATCGAGAGTTCCAAAGCTCTGAGTACCATGTACTCGGCAGAAGCAGGCGAGATTGTGCGAATCAACCCTGTGGTGGCGGCTGATCCGAGTGCCATCAATGCCGATTCTTACGGGGAAGGCTGGCTCTATGAACTGCGAACTAACTCCAGCTTGTTGAGTGCTGCAGAATATATGGATGTGCTCGCTGCGAGTTGGGAAAAAACGCAGGCCATTATCAAGGGGCAGATGAATCAGTGATATCCCGTTCGCCTTGTGAGTTGTGGATGAAAACGAATCAGTGATAGAAAAGGATACGGCGTCGATTTGCCATTGGTGTCATGGTTCGACATGATCAATGAGTCGAAAACATCGGGGTGCCGAGAGCCTTCTCAACACTTCCATGATGTCGGAGCCAACCGACCATTCCCGTAAAATTTGTCAGATCTCAACCGTGAGGCAGCAGAACCATCAGACTGTGCACACTCGCCAGATGGCCAGACAGTCGTATGTCGGAGAAGTGATATGGCTTCAGGAAAACTGACAGTCGTCATCTCACAGGCACCGGGCAAAAACCCGGTCAAAAGAGCCCTGGAAGAAGATATCGCTGTCCAGCTCATGCTGGGTGGTCAGGTCGATGTCTCGGTCATTCCTCACCTGTATGATCTCCCTGCGGATCATACGGGATTGATGTTTTTGCGATCGCTCCCGGGCCACTTTGTGATTCTTTCGTGGCTTTATCCACGAGCTGCCCACTGGGTTCTGGATCGTCAGAAAATTGGTGGACAACTGGGGAAGACCCTGATTGTTGATGAAGACGAGGACGAAGCGGAAACCGATGCCGACTCGGCAGAGATTCTGGCGGAAATGAATGGTGCCCATTCCGAAGCTGGAGCGGAAACTCATGGAAAGCCGTCTCGTACCATCTGGTCCATCGATCTGAGAGTCCGGTCAGATGCGGCGGCCTATGTGGAAGAGATTCAGCGGATTGCCGCCGAGATGGCCGTCCCTGTGGTTTCTTTGGGATTGTCCTTTCCCTCGAAGTCGGCCCCGCCGAAAGCTTCTGAGGATCTGCCTCTCATCACCCCGCCAGTTCATTCCATGGCCAACGGCAGTTCCGAGGCGAATGGTGCTGCCTTATTGCCAATACCCGTTCATGTAGGAACTGAAGAGCTGACGAAGCGGCGCTGGTATCCGGTGATTGATTACAGCCGCTGTACCAACTGCATGGAGTGCATCGACTTTTGCCTCTTTGGTGTTTATGGCGTGGATGCGCTCGACCGCATTCTCGTTGAGCAGCAGGATAGCTGCAAAAAAGGTTGCCCGGCCTGCAGCAGAGTTTGCCCCGCCAATGCAATTATCTTTCCTGAGCACAAAACAGCGGCGATCGCCGGTGCTGACGGTGACGGCCCCGCAGCCTTCAAAGTCGATCTGTCGAAGCTCTTTGGCGGAGGGAACGATTCCGCCGAATCGGCCCTCGAAATGGCTGTCAAAGAACGCGATCAGGAACTTGTCGCCGATGGTCGAGAAGCGGTCGGTATGAAGGTGGGCATCCCCAAGCGGCAGGAAGGAAAAGCCCAGTCCCCACGCGACAATCTCGACGACCTCCTCGACAGCCTCGACAGCTTTTGACCGGGTTCAAGTCGGTGAGACGGCGTATGAAAGTTTTTCGTTGAGTAAAGGATGTCTATTGCGCCGTCAGGGCGTGGAAGATTATCTTCGCATGCACTTCGATTCGATGCTCGCAAAACAATAACTCCCGGCGATTTTGCAACCACCGGGAGCCTTGATGCCCATCATAATGTCTGAACAGTACAGGAGCCTCTAAGCCCCTGTCGCAGCTACTTCTGATTCACTTCCTGCATCAGATTCTTGGCAATCTGAAGATGCTTTTGTGTGGTAGCTTTAGCTTCCACAACGAACTGCTGCAGCTCTCCGGTCGTATGCCTTTCGAGCACTGTTAGCTGTGCCAGCATCCCCATGTGCATCCCCGCCTGGATACCCAGAAAAGCCTCATCGATCTGCTTGTTTTCCTTGGCTTCCATCAGTTCGGCAATTGCCAGGTTCAGGCATTCCTGAGTGGCCTCCTGATGAATCTGCAGAAACTGGTCGCCCTCACTGGTTTTTCCTGCATACTGCGGCTGAAGCACAACTCGGTTTCGATAACCAACGACCTGTCGTCCGGTAGCAGGCCCATTGGGTGTCAAATCAACATTGACTCCCGTTGTCCGCTCAATCTGACGTTCGGTTCTTTCGTTCTGACGTTCCACACGCCGCTGGGCCGGTGTCGCGGGAACGGGAGTCGTGACAACTTCCGTCGCCACAAATGTGGCGGGCCGGGGTTGTTCCGACTGTGTGGTCTGGGTCATTTTCATGGCCTGAAGCTTCTGGACTGCTTTTTGATGGTCGGCCACAAGCTGTTCGGCAAACTTCTTCACCTTCTCGTTTTGAAGTTCGTTTTCAATGAACTTGCTCAACTCGACTTCTTCCTGATTTTTGAGAATCAGGCAATTGAGAATATGCGATTCGATATTCATCGCAGGCTGTTGTACCGCTCTCGCATTGACGCCTGGGCGTTCCTGCCCGGCCACCAGTTGAGTGCCAGGTGTGTAGACGTTACCAGGGATCCGATCGACCTGATTGGGATCAATGGCTGTCGTACCCCGCGGTGGAGTATTAGTCTGCACCTGGACATTGCCGATCGGTGTTTCGACGTTGGTTACGTTCTTCGTCGGAGGAGTGACATTTGCTGGCGTTGAAGCGCTCTTGGCCTGTGCCAAGGCTGTGGTTGCGAGGCCAATCGATAAGCCTGTCGTAAGAATTGTCTTGAAAACGTGCATGCTGAACCTCCAGTGATCAAAGCAAAACAAAATCGCCACTCTTTGATGATGCACCCAACATGAGCAATCATCCGGTATCTCCTGGAGAGGCGAATTGTGCGGAGGTCTATGTCGCAACATACATGCCGCAAGCTATTCTCGAAGTGATGGTTGAGGCCATTCGACGGGCTTTCGACGTGAGATGGCTTGCCTGATGAATGAACCATCGGTTGGCACGATTTCGTTTAACGCAACGAACAAGGGGATTTACACAATCGCTGAGAGTCTGTTTCTGGAGTTTTGAGAATCTTGGGCGAAGTGAACTTCAGGCACTTCTTCAAGAGCGTCCCTGAGAAAATCTTCACAAGAAGTGAATCGCGATCAACCACTCAATAAGATCGATTGAGACGGCAGCCTGCGTGTCGGTCGCCTGGCGATCATGTTTGTTGCCGGCCTTGATGTCCTCGCGAATGATTCAGGGAGTGGTCGATTTGGGCAGCATGAGATCGGCATAGTTCAGGATGCCGGTCCAGAACTCGCTTGTGAGTGTGTGCTTTTCTGGCAGCCGCAATTGCAGCAGCTCGCCCACTTTGCCAGGTTGAATCTCTGCGACCGAAGTGATCAGTCCCGATCCGACCAGGCCGGTTTTCCCGAGCAGCTTCCAGACGGGGTCAATTGCCTTAAGTGTTTCCAGCGATCTGGGAAAGTTCGCCCAGGCGTCCTGATCGCCTTCGGTATCGAGCAGTAATCGCGGCGCCACGAGCGAAGCGACCGCATGCTGATCGAAAGGAATCCGTGGCTCGTTACCGCCGAATTTCTTGAACTCGCCACAGAACCAATGGGGGAAGACGCGATTGATTCGTTCGACAGTCTCTTGATTGTTCTCCCGGCTCAAGGCCATGCCACCCGTTCCCGATTGATGGGGTACCACCAGGGCAATTCGTTCGTCCATAGCAGCAGCAAAGAGGACAGTTTTCCCTCGGCGCGAATGACCTAGGAGACAAATACGCCGGGGATCGAGCTGTGGTTCCTGAGCCAGTTGATCGACGCAACGCAGCAGCCCCCAGGCCCACAGGGCAATTGTGGCGGGTTGTGAGCCCGCGGGAACCTGGTCGCTTTTCAGATAAGGAAACAGGCCATCGGTCCACTCATTCTTGTCGGCTTTTGTGTCACTTTCGTGGTAGGTCGCAAAGGCATAACCTCGGTCGATCACCTGCTCGACACACCAGAAGTCGGCCTGTGCGCCACGCTGCCCGATCCATTCTTTCTTCGAGCAATAGCGATCGGTATGAATCGTCGTGTGCGGATCTGTCGTGACGTTGGCGTTGCCACAATAGTTGAGTGTCAGGAAGACAGGGATTTTTCCTGCCGGGTGACGGTTGGGAATCCAGAGTGCGAGGCGGATCTCGGGTGCCTCTGGAGGAAGCTGAGTGAATTTGAGGCTGATCTCTTTGAGCGTGGCCTTTCCAGCCTGAGCATCGGGAACCATTTTCGTAACCGTAGCTGTGAATGGCTGCGCGGCCGGCAAATACCCGAACATCTCACGCTGAATGAGTTCCTGAAGTTCTGGCCGCCTCCGCTTCATCCAGTCCTCAGGTGTTTTAACTGTCGTTCCATTTTTCAGCTTCAAAAGTTCAGGGAGTGCAGTCGATTCGGGATATGCGTCCCAGTTGATCGCGGGAGTACCTGGGGATGCCTCTTGAGTGCCGACCTGAGAATTTGTGGACAAGGGTTCCGCACTTTCTACCGCTGTCGCCAGGAGACACAGCCACAGCACAGGAACAACAGAGTTCTTTAAATCGAGCTTTATGGAAACTAAGTTTTTCATCGTGGGCCTCATGTCAGCAGGGAAGTCAATCGCGATGGGTACTGCCCGGAATCGTGATCTGAAGTGTGCCAAATTCCAGATCGCGGCGAAAGAAGGCAGCCTTCAAAGCGGCGCGATCAGAAAATCAGGCTGCGGCAAGCCTCTTTGGCATATGTGAAAACTGACGCCTGGCAGCGTTGTATGCAGAAAATGACGACGAAACATTCCCTGCAATTTCGACTCGCGAAGTGGTTGAGAGTAGCGAAACGACGCAGAATGGAGCAAACTTTCGTGCACAAGATCATTGTTGAAATCAGCCATCCGAGGCCGTTTGGCTGAGAGACAGTGATGCCAGACGATTTTGCTGGACCATCTTTCAGGAAACTGCGGGCTCAATATGCTTCGATGGCGGCTGGCCATGTCTGCCGTGCTGATTCCACTTCTGGCGGGGATCTTCGCACTCGATCATTCCTTCGGAAGATCAGCACCCATTCTGCTGGTGTTTGGTTGCGTGCTGGCCTATCGCGGGGCCGATGAACTGTGCGATCTTCTGCATACTCGAAACTTCACACCCCATCGATTCACTGTGTGTGCACTGAGCATGCTGGTGACATCGGCTGCCTGGTTTGGTCGATCGAGGATCTTTCCCATCGATGTGCCCGATGATGGCAACACGCTGGCGCAAGTCATGCTGGCCTATTCGCTGTCCATTCTGATCATGTTCTTTGTCTCGGCGTACCGGTATCGCGAGCCCGGCAAAAGCATGGAAACGCTTGGTGCCGAGCTGATGATTGTCAGCTATGTGGGTGTGCTCCTGGGTGTCTGTGCCCAGTTGCGATGGGTGGCAGGTGCTGAGGCTGGCTATCTAGTGATGGGATCCTTGGTGATTGTGACGAAAGCCGGCGATGCAGGTGCGTATACACTGGGCCGGCTGTTCGGACGCCGAAAGCTGGTGCCGTTGCTTTCTCCGGGCAAGACGTATGCCGGCGCTGGTGGTGCACTCCTGGGTTCGGCACTGGGGGCTTACTTGTGGCTCACCTTTGCGACACCATTTTTCAATGCGACATGGCAGCCGCCGGAATGGTACTGGACAGTCCTCTATGGTGTGATTATTGGCATTGTCGGTCTGATTGGAGATCTCTGCGAATCGCTGATCAAACGGGATGTCGGCAAGAAAGATTCCGCAGGACTGCTCCCAGGTTTTGGCGGCTTACTCGACCTGCTGGACAGCATTATTTACTCAGCACCAGTGGCCTATATTCTATGGAAGGCCATCCCCCTGGCGACCTGGAAAATTCCCGGAGCCTGATGTCATTGCTGACTGATAGCACCCTTCAAGCAATCTCGCTCACACTCAGCAGGACACACTCGCTCAAAGCCGCGAAGCATGGCACTGAACCATGCCGCAGGGCGCGCTGTTGCAGAGCTGTATGAGACGTGGTTGGCTGTCGCAAGGTCGTACTGAATTCTGAGCAACCAGCTCTGAACCATGGGCTCATGGATCGCAGCGTTTTTTGGTAGAGATGACTCTGCCAATCCGGCGTCGCGTAACTTCTTACCTATGCAGTTGTTGGATGATTTTTCGTGGGATCCAGCGGCAGCACTTTTTAGTAGATCTAGTCGTCACTGGTCGATTTCCAGCGGGATGGCGCGCGATTCGCGAACTGAATCGATTCAGGTTTACGCACGACCCATGCAGTCGTGCGGTCACTGGCTCTTGAGTTAAAGGATTTGATGTTGAGGTGTTATCATGCGTACTGTACTGGTGGTCGACGACACGCCCGCCATGCAAAGATTTCTGGCGGAAGTCTTTGTTCGGAATGGAGATCGTGTCGAAGTTGCAGGGAATGGCATTGAGGCAATTGCCAAAATTCGCAGAAAGCCATTTGACGTTGTCATCATGGATCTGCAGATGCCCTTGATGAATGGCTTTCAGGCCGCCATCGCGATTCGACTCATGCCCGATGAGACACGATCATCGATTCCCATCGTGGCGATCTCGGCACACAGCGAACCGACTCTGGCTGTCTCCTGTATTGACGCCGTTATGGATGATCTCTTGTTGAAGCCACTGACAGCCGAAGTGCTCCTCCAGAGTGTTGAACGGATCGCAGTCCGTTCACGTCAGCGGGACCAGTGGAAATTACTGCACCCGGATTATATTCCTCAGGCGAAAGCATTCGCGGAATCTTTAGGAGGCCGAAATCCATCCAGCCATGAGCCAACTGATCCATCTCGCTTCATCGAAAAGAAATCATTTTACGACAACAATTTTGACTCACTCCGGCAGCAAACGATGCATCAGCGGCCGCATGAACCCAGGCCTTCACAGAATCGATCACGCGAAGAGTGGTCTGAGAATCCAGAGTGGCGCAATCGAGAGTTGCAGGAATTCACACCTCGTTTCTCGTCGGAAATGTCGGATCGGCAGTCTCAGTCTGAGACCTTAACGACCAGTCAGCAGCTCTTCGACGCGGAACGTGTGATGAGGAATCTGGGAGTTGACCGCAAACTGCTCATGATGCTGGCGGGCTTTTTTATCGAATCTGTGCCACCCATGCTGCAAGATCTGACAACAGCAACTAAGCACCAAAACGCCGCCGATATGCAACGGATAGCCCACAGCTTGCGAGGACTGGCAGCCACATTCAGCCCGCCAGAGGTTCTGGATCTGGCCCGAAAGATCGAAATTGCTGCTCAGAACGACGATATCGAAGAAGCGACAGCGTTGCTGCCAGCCCTTCATCAGGGATTAGCACAGCTCACAACCGAATTGCAGTCTTATCGACAATCGGAACTCGATGACTCTCAGTCGTAAATGAACTCAACCGGTGTTGAATTGGTTCTGTCGGTCATGGTTCGGCATGGCACACAGGCCAGTGGACGATCAACTGGGTTCTTGGGCCGGTTCGACTTTTTCTTCGTGTGGTGGAGCAGGGACCACAAACGAGGCTCCAATTCCCAGGCCCAGGAAGATCGCAATCACAAAGAGCGAAACGAACGGCGAGAAGACGATGTAATGGTGAGCCAGCATTTTGGAGCCGACAAAGAACAGAATGGCGACGAGGCTGTACTTCAGAAACCGGAAGCGATCCAGCAGATCTACCAGAGCAAAGTACAGCGATCTCAATCCGAGAATCGCAAACACGTTCGAGCTGAAGACCAGGAAAGGATCCTGGGTGATGCCGAAGACAGCAGGAATCGAATCCACAGCAAACAGCAGGTCAGTGCTTTCCACCATCATTAAAGCCACAAAGAGTGGGGTGACAGCCAGTTTGCCATCGAGTTTTGTGAAGAAATGATCCCCCACAAAACCGGGGTACACGGGGATGATCCGCCGGATGAATTTGACGAGGCGATTCTGCTCAAGATCGAGTTCTTCGTCGTGAGCAAAGAGCATCTTAACGGCAGTGTAGATCAGCAGAGCGCCAAAGATGTAAATGACCCAGTCGAAGCGCTGAATGATGGCTGCTCCCAGGGCAATCATCACGCCACGCATGACCAGTGCACCAATGATCCCCCAGAAGAGGACGCGGTGCTGATATGCCGCTGGAACCTGGAAGAACGACAGGATCAGCGCGATGACAAAGATGTTGTCCATACTCAGGCTCTGTTCGACCAGATAGCCTGTAAAGTACATGATGGCTGCTTCACTGCCATTTTCTGGCAAACCTGTCGGCTCTTCGTCGCTGTCGCCACTGTTGGCCGAAGGTTCGAAGGGAAAGGCGATTTCCAACCGGTGATGTTTCGCATGGCCCGACGAGTTGGAGTGAACAGGAGCGGACTCAGCAGGATTGGGATGAGCATCAGTCGATTGCCCACCAGTCGGTTGACCATCGGTGAGTTGACCGGCTTCCGGTGGAGTGGCCGCAGTTTTTTCATCTGCTTTGATGTTCTCGACGGAGGCGGTGGCTTCGGTCGAAGTAGTCGTCAAAGC from Planctopirus ephydatiae encodes:
- a CDS encoding phosphatidate cytidylyltransferase, translated to MSAVLIPLLAGIFALDHSFGRSAPILLVFGCVLAYRGADELCDLLHTRNFTPHRFTVCALSMLVTSAAWFGRSRIFPIDVPDDGNTLAQVMLAYSLSILIMFFVSAYRYREPGKSMETLGAELMIVSYVGVLLGVCAQLRWVAGAEAGYLVMGSLVIVTKAGDAGAYTLGRLFGRRKLVPLLSPGKTYAGAGGALLGSALGAYLWLTFATPFFNATWQPPEWYWTVLYGVIIGIVGLIGDLCESLIKRDVGKKDSAGLLPGFGGLLDLLDSIIYSAPVAYILWKAIPLATWKIPGA
- a CDS encoding Hpt domain-containing response regulator, whose protein sequence is MRTVLVVDDTPAMQRFLAEVFVRNGDRVEVAGNGIEAIAKIRRKPFDVVIMDLQMPLMNGFQAAIAIRLMPDETRSSIPIVAISAHSEPTLAVSCIDAVMDDLLLKPLTAEVLLQSVERIAVRSRQRDQWKLLHPDYIPQAKAFAESLGGRNPSSHEPTDPSRFIEKKSFYDNNFDSLRQQTMHQRPHEPRPSQNRSREEWSENPEWRNRELQEFTPRFSSEMSDRQSQSETLTTSQQLFDAERVMRNLGVDRKLLMMLAGFFIESVPPMLQDLTTATKHQNAADMQRIAHSLRGLAATFSPPEVLDLARKIEIAAQNDDIEEATALLPALHQGLAQLTTELQSYRQSELDDSQS
- a CDS encoding ATP-binding protein yields the protein MASGKLTVVISQAPGKNPVKRALEEDIAVQLMLGGQVDVSVIPHLYDLPADHTGLMFLRSLPGHFVILSWLYPRAAHWVLDRQKIGGQLGKTLIVDEDEDEAETDADSAEILAEMNGAHSEAGAETHGKPSRTIWSIDLRVRSDAAAYVEEIQRIAAEMAVPVVSLGLSFPSKSAPPKASEDLPLITPPVHSMANGSSEANGAALLPIPVHVGTEELTKRRWYPVIDYSRCTNCMECIDFCLFGVYGVDALDRILVEQQDSCKKGCPACSRVCPANAIIFPEHKTAAIAGADGDGPAAFKVDLSKLFGGGNDSAESALEMAVKERDQELVADGREAVGMKVGIPKRQEGKAQSPRDNLDDLLDSLDSF
- a CDS encoding glycine cleavage system protein H, with the translated sequence MSDELTFMMGQFPARIRTDRNYVATHFWLQSIGLELYRVGFTAYAVRLLQDVYFLDWSISDGTMVGKKAEIGEIESSKALSTMYSAEAGEIVRINPVVAADPSAINADSYGEGWLYELRTNSSLLSAAEYMDVLAASWEKTQAIIKGQMNQ
- a CDS encoding TerC family protein, whose amino-acid sequence is MTVLVWAGFIILVLLILAFDLGAFTRGSHRVISARQALFRTGVYFALSCLFTVFVYYAYENHWFELGRWETSTPAAAASPESSSEKALTTTSTEATASVENIKADEKTAATPPEAGQLTDGQPTGGQSTDAHPNPAESAPVHSNSSGHAKHHRLEIAFPFEPSANSGDSDEEPTGLPENGSEAAIMYFTGYLVEQSLSMDNIFVIALILSFFQVPAAYQHRVLFWGIIGALVMRGVMIALGAAIIQRFDWVIYIFGALLIYTAVKMLFAHDEELDLEQNRLVKFIRRIIPVYPGFVGDHFFTKLDGKLAVTPLFVALMMVESTDLLFAVDSIPAVFGITQDPFLVFSSNVFAILGLRSLYFALVDLLDRFRFLKYSLVAILFFVGSKMLAHHYIVFSPFVSLFVIAIFLGLGIGASFVVPAPPHEEKVEPAQEPS
- a CDS encoding DUF4142 domain-containing protein — encoded protein: MHVFKTILTTGLSIGLATTALAQAKSASTPANVTPPTKNVTNVETPIGNVQVQTNTPPRGTTAIDPNQVDRIPGNVYTPGTQLVAGQERPGVNARAVQQPAMNIESHILNCLILKNQEEVELSKFIENELQNEKVKKFAEQLVADHQKAVQKLQAMKMTQTTQSEQPRPATFVATEVVTTPVPATPAQRRVERQNERTERQIERTTGVNVDLTPNGPATGRQVVGYRNRVVLQPQYAGKTSEGDQFLQIHQEATQECLNLAIAELMEAKENKQIDEAFLGIQAGMHMGMLAQLTVLERHTTGELQQFVVEAKATTQKHLQIAKNLMQEVNQK
- a CDS encoding cupredoxin domain-containing protein, which gives rise to MKTLLRSFACFAISAAACLAVTKGAVAADWGTLSGQIVLDGAVPDAKVLVRKGDSTVRDAAVCAKQDLPDLSLVVDPASKGIANVVIYLTKAPKSIHPDLKAGKTATVEFDNQTCLFVPRVIAVQTGQPIKVLNTDAVAHNVHTYSTKNTAVNFLVQPGNKTGVPLKGTEQERVPFKVTCDIHPWMLGHWMVCDHPYFAVTGADGKFTIENLPAGEEIEVRMWQERSGYVQKPAKMTLKAGANDLGAIKVPVASFNK
- a CDS encoding glucuronyl esterase domain-containing protein is translated as MKNLVSIKLDLKNSVVPVLWLCLLATAVESAEPLSTNSQVGTQEASPGTPAINWDAYPESTALPELLKLKNGTTVKTPEDWMKRRRPELQELIQREMFGYLPAAQPFTATVTKMVPDAQAGKATLKEISLKFTQLPPEAPEIRLALWIPNRHPAGKIPVFLTLNYCGNANVTTDPHTTIHTDRYCSKKEWIGQRGAQADFWCVEQVIDRGYAFATYHESDTKADKNEWTDGLFPYLKSDQVPAGSQPATIALWAWGLLRCVDQLAQEPQLDPRRICLLGHSRRGKTVLFAAAMDERIALVVPHQSGTGGMALSRENNQETVERINRVFPHWFCGEFKKFGGNEPRIPFDQHAVASLVAPRLLLDTEGDQDAWANFPRSLETLKAIDPVWKLLGKTGLVGSGLITSVAEIQPGKVGELLQLRLPEKHTLTSEFWTGILNYADLMLPKSTTP